A single window of Tolypothrix sp. NIES-4075 DNA harbors:
- the folD gene encoding bifunctional methylenetetrahydrofolate dehydrogenase/methenyltetrahydrofolate cyclohydrolase FolD: METETAKLIDGKAIAAKIQTELSAAITKLQPQIGRPPGLAVLMVGDNPGSAAYVRGKERACANVGIASFGKHFPTETTQAELESVIAALNRDERVDGILVQLPLPDHLDAVTLLHQIDPDKDADGLHPVNLGRLVRGEPGLRSCTPYGVMRLLQEYEIPLKGKQAVVLGRSILVGKPMALMLLEADATVTIAHSRSHDLKAIARNADILITAVGRPNLINAQMIKPGAVVVDVGINRVTDESGNSRLVGDVNFDSTKNVAGFITPVPGGVGPMTVAMLLQNTVSSYSVHRR; the protein is encoded by the coding sequence ATGGAAACAGAAACTGCCAAACTTATTGATGGTAAAGCAATAGCAGCAAAAATTCAGACAGAACTTTCTGCGGCTATTACAAAATTACAACCCCAAATTGGACGCCCCCCAGGTTTAGCAGTGCTGATGGTTGGTGATAACCCAGGTTCTGCGGCTTATGTACGCGGCAAAGAACGCGCTTGCGCGAATGTGGGGATTGCCTCTTTTGGTAAGCATTTTCCCACCGAAACCACCCAAGCCGAACTAGAATCGGTTATTGCTGCACTCAACCGTGATGAACGAGTGGATGGCATTCTCGTACAACTTCCTTTACCAGATCATTTGGATGCTGTCACTTTACTACATCAAATTGATCCCGACAAAGACGCCGACGGACTGCACCCGGTTAATTTGGGGCGACTGGTGCGGGGAGAACCTGGTTTACGCAGTTGCACTCCATATGGAGTTATGCGGCTGTTGCAGGAATATGAAATTCCCTTGAAGGGAAAACAAGCGGTGGTGTTGGGACGGAGTATTTTGGTGGGTAAACCAATGGCTTTGATGCTTTTAGAAGCTGATGCGACAGTCACCATTGCTCACTCGCGATCGCATGACTTGAAAGCGATCGCGCGGAATGCTGATATCCTCATTACAGCAGTAGGTCGTCCCAATCTCATCAACGCGCAAATGATAAAACCGGGCGCTGTTGTGGTAGATGTGGGAATAAATCGTGTCACCGATGAAAGTGGTAACAGTCGCTTAGTTGGCGATGTCAACTTTGACTCAACCAAAAACGTGGCAGGATTTATCACTCCTGTTCCTGGCGGTGTAGGTCCGATGACTGTCGCTATGTTGTTGCAAAATACAGTTTCTAGCTATTCTGTGCATCGGCGGTAG
- the crtE gene encoding geranylgeranyl diphosphate synthase CrtE, with the protein MVAAHNLHKTPESAKFDLLAYLKERQKLCETALDNAIPMRYPDKIYESMRYSLLAGGKRLRPILCLATCEMTGGTIEMAMPTACALEMIHTMSLIHDDLPAMDNDDYRRGKLTNHKVYGEDIAILAGDGLLAFAFEHVAISTQNVPTERVLQVIARLGRALGAAGLVGGQVVDLESEGKPDISLETLNFIHNHKTAALLEACVACGGVLTGVSSEDLQRLSRYAQNIGLAFQIIDDILDITATQEQLGKTAGKDQKANKVTYPKLWGLEESRTKAQQLIEAACVELDSFGDKAKPLIAIAQYIINRDR; encoded by the coding sequence ATGGTAGCAGCGCATAACCTTCACAAAACTCCTGAGTCAGCTAAGTTTGACCTATTAGCTTATCTAAAAGAGCGGCAAAAGCTCTGTGAAACTGCTCTCGATAACGCGATTCCCATGCGTTACCCAGACAAGATTTATGAATCAATGCGCTACTCGCTGTTAGCTGGAGGTAAGCGTCTGCGCCCCATCCTTTGCCTTGCTACCTGTGAAATGACTGGTGGAACAATCGAAATGGCAATGCCAACGGCTTGTGCTTTGGAGATGATTCACACTATGTCGTTGATTCACGACGATTTGCCGGCGATGGATAATGATGATTATCGGCGCGGCAAGCTGACAAATCACAAAGTCTATGGCGAAGATATTGCGATTTTGGCTGGAGATGGCTTGTTGGCTTTTGCCTTTGAACATGTCGCCATTAGCACCCAGAATGTGCCAACAGAGCGAGTATTGCAAGTAATTGCCCGTTTGGGGCGTGCGCTGGGAGCAGCTGGCTTAGTCGGCGGTCAAGTGGTCGATTTAGAATCGGAAGGAAAGCCGGACATTTCACTAGAAACGCTGAATTTCATTCATAATCACAAAACAGCCGCTTTGTTAGAAGCTTGCGTTGCCTGTGGCGGAGTTTTGACTGGGGTTTCGTCTGAAGATTTGCAACGCCTGTCTCGTTATGCTCAAAATATTGGGCTGGCATTTCAGATTATCGATGATATTTTAGATATCACTGCGACACAGGAGCAATTGGGCAAAACTGCTGGTAAAGACCAAAAAGCCAACAAAGTGACTTATCCCAAGCTTTGGGGGTTGGAGGAATCGCGTACTAAGGCTCAACAGCTAATTGAAGCAGCTTGTGTGGAATTAGATTCATTTGGTGATAAAGCGAAACCGCTAATAGCGATCGCTCAATATATCATCAATCGCGATCGCTAA
- a CDS encoding NUDIX hydrolase: protein MTNQQVHVAIAILYQKDKFLMQLRDNIPNIPHPGQWALFGGHIEAGETPDIALKREILEEIGYNLPPTFAHFGCYADERAVRHVFYAPLEVEFNQLVLNEGWDMGLLTPSDILQGSCYSAIALEVRPIGIIPQQIMLDFMKMGSG, encoded by the coding sequence ATGACTAATCAACAGGTGCATGTAGCGATCGCTATTCTCTACCAAAAAGACAAGTTTCTCATGCAATTACGTGACAACATCCCCAATATTCCCCATCCTGGTCAATGGGCGCTGTTTGGCGGACACATCGAAGCCGGCGAAACGCCAGATATAGCACTAAAGCGAGAAATATTAGAAGAAATCGGCTATAATTTACCACCAACATTTGCTCATTTTGGCTGTTATGCCGATGAAAGGGCAGTGCGTCATGTATTTTATGCACCTCTAGAAGTAGAATTCAATCAACTGGTTCTGAATGAAGGCTGGGATATGGGATTATTGACACCATCCGATATTCTACAGGGAAGTTGTTATAGTGCGATCGCCCTCGAAGTCCGACCTATAGGAATAATACCTCAGCAAATTATGCTGGATTTTATGAAAATGGGTAGTGGGTAG
- a CDS encoding divergent PAP2 family protein yields the protein MQDIGDILNNRVLLVALIACLIAQALKLIIELVKHRKVNVSVLVTTGGMPSAHSTLVTALAFGVGQTLGWASPEFALAVVFAIIVMYDAAGVRQAAGKQARILNQMIDELFREHPEFNEDRLKELLGHTPVQVIVGSALGITISWLARSAY from the coding sequence ATGCAGGACATAGGCGACATCTTAAACAATCGGGTGCTGCTAGTTGCCCTTATTGCTTGTTTAATTGCCCAAGCATTAAAGCTCATAATTGAACTAGTCAAACATCGTAAAGTTAATGTTAGTGTTTTAGTCACCACTGGAGGAATGCCCAGCGCTCATTCCACTTTAGTTACAGCTTTAGCCTTTGGTGTGGGGCAAACTTTGGGTTGGGCATCTCCAGAGTTTGCACTCGCTGTAGTTTTTGCCATCATCGTCATGTACGATGCAGCAGGTGTTCGGCAAGCTGCCGGTAAGCAAGCTCGTATTCTCAATCAAATGATTGACGAATTGTTTCGGGAACATCCAGAATTTAACGAAGACCGTCTCAAAGAATTACTAGGACACACACCAGTTCAGGTGATAGTCGGTTCTGCTTTGGGCATAACCATTTCTTGGTTAGCTAGGTCTGCTTATTAG
- a CDS encoding AI-2E family transporter → MQTANKLPRWLSLGLAFPIAILNGWLLIEVVKYFQPLVSVFVAAILLAFVLDYPIQFLQRRGVKRNLAIVVVLLLSVVILVGLGITLVPRILAQLNELANILPSWIDSGTQQLQAFQDWALNQQHLPINLSGLVNQVLERLSNQLQAFTGQILGFAVDTINIVANGLLAVVLTIYLVYNGDRLWDGLYQWIPSRIGTPVRQLLREDFHNYFIGQATLGAVLGVVITLAFLALQVPLALLFGIVIGFFSLFPFGTGIGISIVSLLVALQNFWLGVEVLGVAVAIDQVNSNFIAPRILGNLTGLNPVWVVISLLLGAKLGGLLGLLIAIPLASFIKDVADSWLAGGFHKVDDIKSEPPTIVNETAGTYS, encoded by the coding sequence ATGCAAACAGCAAACAAACTGCCACGATGGTTAAGTTTAGGATTGGCATTTCCCATTGCCATTCTTAATGGTTGGCTCTTGATCGAGGTTGTAAAATATTTTCAACCCCTAGTGAGTGTTTTTGTTGCTGCAATTTTGCTAGCTTTTGTTTTAGATTATCCAATTCAGTTTCTACAGCGACGGGGAGTAAAACGCAACTTGGCTATTGTGGTAGTTTTGCTGTTGAGTGTGGTGATTTTAGTGGGTTTGGGTATCACTTTAGTTCCCCGGATTCTCGCACAACTCAACGAACTAGCCAACATTTTGCCGAGTTGGATTGATTCTGGAACCCAACAATTGCAAGCTTTTCAAGATTGGGCATTAAATCAACAGCACTTACCGATTAATTTAAGTGGTTTAGTTAACCAAGTACTCGAGCGATTATCTAACCAACTTCAAGCTTTTACAGGTCAAATTCTCGGCTTTGCTGTAGATACTATCAATATTGTTGCCAACGGTCTGCTAGCGGTGGTGCTGACTATTTATCTGGTGTACAATGGCGATCGCCTTTGGGATGGACTTTATCAATGGATACCATCTCGCATTGGCACACCAGTACGGCAATTACTGCGCGAAGACTTTCACAATTATTTTATCGGTCAAGCTACCTTAGGCGCTGTGCTAGGAGTAGTAATTACCCTGGCTTTTTTAGCTTTGCAAGTTCCCTTAGCTTTACTTTTTGGAATTGTAATTGGCTTTTTCTCCTTATTTCCCTTTGGTACGGGGATCGGTATCAGTATAGTCAGTCTTTTGGTAGCGTTACAAAACTTTTGGCTAGGGGTAGAAGTTTTAGGCGTTGCTGTAGCGATCGATCAAGTAAATTCTAACTTTATTGCGCCTCGCATTTTAGGTAATTTAACTGGTTTAAATCCGGTGTGGGTAGTAATTTCTTTATTGTTAGGTGCTAAATTAGGCGGATTATTAGGTTTATTAATCGCTATACCTCTAGCCAGTTTCATTAAAGATGTCGCTGATAGCTGGCTTGCTGGGGGATTCCATAAAGTAGATGATATTAAATCAGAACCGCCAACAATTGTCAATGAGACAGCGGGAACTTATTCGTAG